A genomic segment from Oncorhynchus clarkii lewisi isolate Uvic-CL-2024 chromosome 12, UVic_Ocla_1.0, whole genome shotgun sequence encodes:
- the LOC139422162 gene encoding interferon a3-like has protein sequence MGSISFWMCLVMTICTWNKTIGCTWMRTLPRSPSMFQVFSNNTITMLKKMGHEVSREPQITFPDNQYRQVNHFKADEQIAFISHTLNAIVMYSIKKLFSSGKYESTAWDQKGVDKFMKDLYRQTSELDQCLKAMKTRLSKSVNRVNKKMSLHFKFLKHYLKREDYSASGWEDIRTVVLAHLQRLDTTLSSQ, from the exons ATGGGTTCAATCAGCTTTTGGATGTGCTTGGTCATGACGATTTGCACCTGGAATAAAACCATCGGATGCACGTGGATGAGGACACTGCCCCGGTCTCCGAGCATGTTCCAAGTGTTTAGCAACAACACCATAACGATGCTTAAGAAAATG GGTCATGAAGTCTCTCGAGAACCTCAGATCACTTTCCCTGACAATCAATACAGACAAGTCAATCATTTCAAG GCTGACGAACAGATTGCCTTCATTTCGCATACTCTGAACGCtattgtcatgtact ctATAAAGAAATTGTTCAGCAGTGGTAAATATGAGTCCACCGCCTGGGACCAGAAAGGAGTTGACAAGTTTATGAAGGACCTCTATCGCCAGACCTCGGAGCTGGACCAATGC TTAAAGGCTATGAAAACTAGACTATCAAAATCTGTCAACAGAGTGAACAAAAAGATGAGCCTTCACTTTAAGTTCCTGAAGCATTACTTGAAACGCGAG GATTACAGCGCAAGCGGCTGGGAAGACATAAGGACAGTGGTGCTGGCACACCTACAAAGACTAGACACAACATTAAGTAGCCAATGA